AGGTGTCCTCCGAAGTGCCCTCCGAGGTGCTGCACACCACCGGCGGTCGCGTCCTCACCGTCACCCTCAACCGGCCCGAGGCCCTCAACGCGCTCACCCCGGACCAGCGCGAACGCCTCATCCAGCTGCTGTCCGGCGCCTCCGCCGACCCCGCCGTACGCGCCGTCGTCCTCACGGGCACGGGCCGCGGTTTCTGCGCGGGCGCGGACCTGCGGGGCACAAGTGCCGGGACGGGCGCCGGGACAGGCGAGCGGATCGCCGGGGATGTCGCACGTACTCTGCGCACCGGCGCCCAGCGGCTGATCGCCGCCGTGCTGGACTGCGAGAAGCCGGTGATCGCGGCGGTCAACGGCACGGCGGCCGGGCTCGGCGCGCACCTCGCGTTCGCCTGCGACCTGGTCCTCGCGGCCGAGTCCGCCCGCTTCATCGAGGTGTTCGCACGGCGCGGCCTGGTCCCCGACGCGGGCGGCGCCTACCTGCTCCCCCGCCTGGTCGGCCCGCAGCGCGCCAAGGAGCTGATGTTCTTCGGCGACGCGCTCACCGCGGCCGACGCCGAGCGCATGGGGTTGGTGAACCGTGTCGTCCCGGACGAGGACCTGGACGACACGGCCCGTGCCTGGGCGGCCCGCCTCGCCACCGGCCCGACCCGCGCCCTCGCCCTCACCAAACAGCTGGTCAACGCCTCCCTCGACACCGACCGCGGCACCGCCTTCGCCGCCGAGGCCGCCGCGCAGGAGATCAACATGACGACCGCGGACGCGCGGGAGGGCGTACGGAGCTTCGTGGAGCGGCGGAGCCCGGTGTTCGGAGGCCACTGACCCTTCCCATCTGATGGTCCGTCAGAAACAATGGCCGGTGTGATGGGACAAGCAGGGATGGCCGAAGCCGCCGTCCGCTACCTCAGGTCGGTCCGCACCACCGCCCAGGAGCCCGTCGAGCCGCTGCCGCGCCCCGAGTTGCGGTGCGTCGGCGACGACGAGCGCGCACCCCTGGACCCGCGTGAGTTCCGCCGCGTCCTCGGGACCTTCCCGACGGGCGTCGCGGTGATCACCGCACCCCCCGCCACCACCGCCGGCTCTCCGGCCGGCTCCCCCGCCACCTCCCCCGCCGGCTTCGCCTGCCAGTCCTTCACCTCCCTCTCCCTCGACCCGCCCCTGGTCGCCTTCATGGTCGGCCGCACCTCGACGACCTGGCCGCGCATCGCCCGGGCCGGCGCCTTCTGCGTCAACGTCCTGGCCGCGCACCAGGCCGAACTGTGCCGGGCCTTCGCGGTGAGCGGCGCGGACAAGTTCGCGGGCGTGGCGTACGACGCGGCGCCGGTGTCGGGCTCACCGCGCCTGTCGGGTGCCGTCGCCTGGATCGACTGCGCGATCCACGCCGTCCACACCGGCGGCGACCACCTGATCGTGGTCGGCCGGGTGAACGCCCTCGGCACGGGCGACGACGATCCGGACGGACCGCTGCTCTTCCACCGAGGGCGCTTCACACGGCTGACCGACTGACCCGGTCAGACGACGGCCAGCCGCCACAGGGACGTCACTTCGGCGGCCCGCACGGCACGCAACGGATCGTCGGAGCCCCGCACGCCATCCCGCACGCGCGGATGCCGCGGACGCGTGTCCATCCGGTCGACCACCCGCAGCCCCGCCGCCTCGACGGCGGTGAGCAGCGCCTCCCGACTGCGCAACCCGAGCCGCTCGGCCAGGTCGGACAGCACGAGCCAGCCCTCACCGCCGGGTTCCAGCCGTCCGGCGAGCCCGTCGAGGAAGCCGCGGAGCATGCCGCCGCCCGCGTCGTAGACGCCCAGGTCGAGATCGGAGGCGGGCCGGCCGGGGATCCAGGGCGGGTTGCAGACGACGAGCCGGGCACGCCCTTCCGGATACAGGCCGGGCCCGGTGACGCGGACCGTCCGGCCCAGCCCCAACCGCCGTACGTTGTCCGCAGCACAGGCCCGCGCCCGCGCGCTGACGTCCGTCGCCACGACCCGCTCCACCCCCCGCCGGGCCAGCACGGCGGCGAGCACGCCGGTGCCCGTCCCCAGGTCGAACGCCGTACGCACGCCACCGCCACCCGGCATCGGCGCCCGGGCGACCAGATCGACGTACTCACTCCTCGTGGGGGCGAACACCCCGTAGTGCGGGTGGATCCGCGCCTCCAAGGCCGGGACGTGCACGCCCTTCTCCCGCCACTGCCGGGCACTGACCACCCCCAGCAGCTCCGTGAGCGCGACGGCGACAGGCCCGTCGGCCACCCCGTACGCCTCGTCACACGCCCGCCGCACATCGGGCGCCCGGCGCAGGGCCAGGGTGTGGTCCTCCAGCAGGACGATCAACTTGCCGAGCACGCGGGCGCGGTGGGCACGGTACCGACGTTGCAGACGGAAGGTCTCGGCCGGAGTCCGCGCCGCACCGGGCGCGCCACGACCGACACGACGGTCCATCGCCCGCAGTAACTGCCGGGCATTGTGGAAATCCCCGCGCCACAACAGCGCGGTGCCCTCACAGGCCAGACGGAAGGCGACGTCGGCCCGCATCCGGTCATCGGCGACGACGACCCGGCGGGGCAGGGGCAGCCCGGACTCAGAGTGCCAGCGGGCGGTACAGGGTCGAGCCTCGACCCAGTGGATCGTGGACACGGCAGACTCCTCGGAAGGCCGAACGTGGACGAACGCGCGAAGTCACGACGACGACGTCACCGAGGACCATGCCGAGTGTCATCAACGAACCTTTCAAGGCAGCGAAGCAGCTGAGCCCAGGGGGGACCCCCTGGGCTCAGCATAGGCCGAACCCACACCGCTCCGTCATCGGCTCCTTCGGCTCAGGACGGCACCGCAGGGCATCTGGTGCCCCGTGGTGGGACCCGCAGGTCGGTGAGGTAGCTGTCCACGGCGTGCTCCATGCACGGGCCGCTGGTGACGCTGCCGTGTCCATGGCCCTCGTAGGTGAGGAGCACACCGCTGCGGCCGAGCTGGCGGGCCACCGAGACCGCCCACGGGTAGCCGGTGGCGGGGTCGTGCAGCGCGTTGGACAGCAGGATCGGCGGGGCGCCCGGTGCGTCCAGGCGGTGCTGCGGGTTGGCGGTCGGCGCGCCCAGGCACGCCGCCACCATGTGGATCGGCAGCAGGTGAGGCAGGTCGGGCGCGGCCCTGTTCATCATGGCGACGAGCGAGGCGTACTCCTGGTGGTCGCGCACGGGCAGGTGCCAGTCCGAGCAGAAGACCGGGGTGGCCGGGGGCAGCGGCGCCGGGGAGGTGGGCGACGCGGGCAGCGGCTCGCTCGCGTCCATCCCCGCGATCGCCGTGGCCAGGCCCGCGTGGTCGGCGCCGTAGAGCTTCCGGAACGCGATCTTGTTGACCAGGTCCGAAGACGACAGCGGGGTGCCCGGCTTCGCCGGGTCCGCCAGCCCGCCGCGCCCGGCCCGGGCCAACAGGCCCTGCCAGACGGTGCGGACGTCCCGGCCGTGCAGCGCGCAGTCCGCGGCGCGGTCGCACCACTTCACGAACTCCCGGAACGAGTCCCCTGCCGTGGCCGCCGCGGACCGCAGGAAGTCACGGCTGGTCGGGACGCTGTGGTCCATGACGCTCTCCAGCACCATCGCGCGCACGCGGCGCGGGTACGTCTCGGCGTACTGCGCGCCGAGCAGTGTGCCGTACGAGCTGCCGTGGAAGGTCAGTTGCCGCTCGCCCAGGGCGGCCCGGAGGGCATCCAGGTCCCGGACCGTCTGGCCGGTGTCCAGGTGGTCGAACACCGGGCCGGTACGGGCCCGGCAGTCCGCTCGGAGCCGCCTGTTGTACGCCATGGTGGCGTCGAAGTCCGCCTGGCTGTTCAACTGCGGTGACGGCCGCTCGGCAAGCAGGTCGCGGGAGCAGGTCACCGGGTTGCTGCCGCCCACGCCGCGCGGGTCGAAGCTGACGACGTCGAAGCTGCGGCGGACTTCGGGGCTGAAGCGGCTGATCCAGCGCGTCACCCTCTCCACCCCCGAGTCGCCCGGCCCGCCGGGGCCGAACACCATCGCGCCGACGCGCGCGCCGGGGTCGGTGGCCTTGCGGCGGGCCACGGCCAGGCCGAGTCTCGGCCCGGCCGGGCGGGCCCAGTCGACCGGCACCGAAAGAGTGGCGCACTCGGCTCCCGGCTCTGCCGACCCGGCACACGGTGCCCACCGCAGGGCCCCGGTGGCGGACGGCGCCGCGTGAGCGGCGGGAGCGGCGGGAGCGGCGGCGAGGCCGGTGACGGCGGCAGTGGTGGTCCCCACGGCCGTAGTGGTCCCCACAGCCGAGGCAGCACCCACGGCCGTGCCAGTCCCCATGACCATGACGGTTCCCACAGCCATGGCCGTGCCGCGCGCGGCGATGCGCCGCAGCGCGGATCTACCCCCTAACGGCATGGATCCTCCTCCTGCAGAGAGCGGTTGTGTCAGGCGTACGGACCCGGCCGGGGGCACCGTCGTCACGTTAGGCGCACTGTCGCCCGTGTGGTGCCCTGGTCAGGGGCTTTTCCGGGTCGGGTCGGGGACCGCTCAGGGGCGCTCGGGGCGCGGGACCCCCGAGGCGTCGGCGGAGCGAGCGCTGGGCCCGCTTCAGACCGCGGCCGCCACGCTCCCGGTCCGCCGCCGGATCACCAGCGCCATCAACGCCGCCGCGGCGCACAGCGCCCCCGACGCGTACCACACCACGTCGTACGAGCCGAAGACGTCCCGCGCGACGCCGCCGAGGAAGGCGACGAGGGCCGCGCCCACCTGGTGGGAGGCGAGGACCCAGCCGAAGACGATCGCGCTGTCCTCGCCGTACTGCTCGCGGCACAGGGCGAGGGTGGGCGGGACGGTGGCGACCCAGTCGAGGCCGTAGAAGACGATGAAGAAGATCATCGGCGGGTGGACGCTGGGCGCCAGCAGGATCGGCAGGAACATCAGGGAGACGCCCCGCAGCGCGTAGTAGACGGCCAGCAGACGGCGCGGCTCGAAGCGGTCCGTGAACCATCCGGAGGCGATCGTGCCGACGACGTCGAAGACGCCGATGACCGCGAGCAGGGAGGCGGCGGCCGTGACGGGCATGTGGTGGTCGTGGGCCGCGGGGATGAAGTGGGTCTGGATCAGCCCGTTGGTGGAGGCACCGCAGATCGCGAAGGTGCCGGCGAGCAGCCAGAACGGGCCGGTGCGCGCGGCCGAGAACAACACCTTGAGCGCGCGCCGCGCGGCGCCGGGGACCGGTGCCGGCTTCGGTACGAACTCGGCCGCCCCGTACGGCGTCTGCCCCACGTCGGCCGGGTGGTCGTGCAGCAGCAGCCACACGAACGGCACGACCGCGAGCGCGGCGAGCGCCACCGTCACGGCCGCCAGGCGCCACTCGTACCGGTCGATGATCCAGGACAGCAGCGGCAGGAAGATCAGCTGGCCGGAGGCCGAGGCGGCGGTGAGGATGCCGCTGACCAGGCCGCGCCGCTCGGTGAACCAGCGGTTGGTGACGGTCGCCGCGAACGCCAGCGCCATCGAGCCGGAGCCGAGGCCGACCAGCAGCCCCCAGCACAGGATCAGCTGCCAGGCCGCCGTCATCCACACGGTGAGCAGGGAGCCGAGCGCGATCACGGTCAGGGCGACCGCGACGACCCGGCGGATGCCGAAGCGGTCCATCAGGGCCGCCGCGAACGGGGCCGTCAGACCGTACAGCGCGAGATTGACGGAGACGGCGGCGCCGATCGTGCCGCGCGACCAGTCGAACTCGTCGTGCAGCGGGTCGATGAGCAGACCCGGCACGGAACGGAAGGCGGCGGCGCCGATGATCGTCACGAAGGTGACGGCGGCGACGAACCAGGCGCGGTGCACGCGACGACGGCGGCGGGGCTTCGGCGGCTGCTCGACGGCCGCCGCATCGGTTGTCTGGGTCACGACATAGAGCTTCCGGCCTGCGCGGCATCGCATCGAGTGGCCCGAGGGACAGTGTTCGCTAGGATCGGGCCATGACCTCGGCCACCCACCCCGCTCCGGACACGGCCCCCGGCGCCCGCCCGCACCGCGTCGTCGTCCTGGCCCTGGACGGCCTGCTCCCCTTCGAACTCGGCATCCCGCACCGCATCTTCGGCCGTCCCGAGGACGACCGGGGGCGGCCCCTGTACGAGGTCGTGACGTGCTCGGTCCGGCCGCCGGGCCCGGTCGTCACGGACGCCGACTTCGCCGTCCACGTCCCCCACGGCCCGGAAGCCCTGGCCACCGCCGACACGGTGATCGTCCCGGCGTCGTACCAGCTCGGCCCGGTCTACGACGAGGGCGTGCTGACCGGTGAACTGGCCGCGGCGCTCACCCACCTCAGGCCCGGCACCCGGCTGGCCTCCATCTGCACCGGCGTCTACGTCCTGGCCGCCGCCGGTCTCCTCGACGGCCGCCCGGTGACCACCCACTGGGCGGAGGCCGAACGCCTCCAGCGGCTCTTCCCGCAGGTCGAGGTCGACCCGGACGTGCTGTTCATCGACGACGGCGACATCCTCACCTCGGCCGGTGTCGCGGCCGGCATCGACCTGTGCCTGCACATGGTGCGCCGCGACCACGGCGCGGCCGTCGCCAACGACGTGGCCCGCCGCACGGTCGTACCGCCCCACCGCGACGGCGGTCAGGCCCAGTACATCGCGCGGCCGGTGCCCGATCCGCAGCAGGCGTCCACCACCACCGCCCGCGCCTGGGCGTTGGGCCGTCTCCACGAGCCGATCCAGCTGCGCGACATGGCCGCCCAGGAGTCCATGTCGGTGCGCACCTTCACGCGCCGCTTCCGCGAGGAGACCGGCGTCAGCCCCGGCCAGTGGCTCACCCAGCAGCGCGTGGAGCGGGCCCGGCACCTGCTGGAGTCCACCGACCGCTCGATGGACCAGGTGGCCCGCGACGCGGGCTTCGGCACGGCCCAGTCGATGCGCCAGCACCTCCAGGCGGCCCTCGGCGTCACCCCCACCGCCTACCGGCGGACCTTCCGCGCGGAGAACCCCCCGGCCGCCACCCTCAGAACCTGACGCCGTCAGAACGTGAGCACCCCACGGGCCACCCGCCCCGCCTCGGCGTCGGCCGCCGCCCGCGCGAAGTCCTCGACCGGATAGGTCCTGGTGACGAGTTCGTCGAGCAGGAGGCGGCCCTGGCGGTACAGGTCGGCGTAGAGGGCGATGTCCCGCTGCGGCCGGGAGGAGCCGTAGCGGCAGCCGAGGACGGACTTGTCCAGGTAGAGGGAGGAGACCCGGAAGGACGCCTCGGCCGCGGCCGGGGGCACGCCCAGCAGGACCGCCTGGCCGTGCCGGTCCAGCGCGTCGATCGCCTGCCGGATCAGCTCCACCCGGCCGACGCACTCGAAGGCGTGGTCCGCGCCCGTGGGCAGGACGTCCCGCACCCCCTTCGTCGAGGTGCGGAAGTCGGTCGCGCCGAACCGGCGGGCCGCCTCCTCCTTCGCCGGGTTGGCGTCCACGGCCACGATCCGCGACGCGCCCGCGAGCCGCGCCCCCTGCAGCACGTTCAGCCCGATCCCGCCCGCCCCGATCACCAGGACGCTGTCGCCGCGCTCCACCCGCGCCCGGTTCAGCACGGCACCCACGCCCGTCAGCACCCCGCACCCGATGAGCGCGGCCGACGTCAGCGGAATGTCCTCAGGGATACGGACCGCCTGTACGGCCTTGACGACGGTCCGCTCCGCGAACGCCGAATGGGACGCGAACTGGTGGACCGGCAGGCCGCCCCGGCGGAACGGCCGGCCCGGGCGGCCTATGGAGTGCCGGCACATGGTCGGCCGGCCCCGGTCGCAGTCGGCACATGTCCCGCAGTGCGCGAGTGTGGAAAGCGCTACATGATCCCCGGGCACCACATGGGTGACGCCCACACCCACCGCCTCCACGACCCCGGCCCCCTCATGGCCCAGCACCACAGGAACCGGGAAGGGTATGGTCCCGTCCACCACCGACAGATCGCTGTGGCACAGCCCGGCCGCCGCGATCGCGACCCGTACCTCCCCGGGCCCCGGCTCGCGCACCTCCAGGTCCGTGACGACCCTGACCTGTTTCCCGTCGAAGACCACGCCTCGCATCACACGGCTCCCTTGGGCTCCCTGGGCAGACCGAGCACCCGCTCGGCGATGATCGTGCGCTGGATCTGGTCCGAGCCGCCGTAGAGGGTGTCGGCCCGGGAGAACAGGAACAGGTGCTGCGCCGCGTCCAGTTCGTACGGCGCCGCCGCCGACCAGTCGGCGGGCCCGGCCCCCGCCGCCGCGCCCCGCACCAGCACCGCCAGCTCACCGAGCCGCTGGTGCCAGCCGGCCCACAGCAGCTTGGCCACGCTCGGCGCTCCCGGCCCGGCCGAACCCCCCAGCGTGCGCAGGGCGTTCCAGCGCATGGTGCGCAGCTCGGCCCACTGCCGTACGAGCCGCTCACGCACGACGGGTTCCCGCGCCGCTCCCGACTCCACGGCCGCCCGGACCACACCGGCCAGTTCCTCGGCGAACCCGATCTGCTGGGCCAGCGTGGACACGCCCCGTTCGAAGCCGAGCAGGCTCATGGCCACGCGCCAGCCGTCGCCCTCCCCGCCGACGACGTGCTCGGCGTGCGCGCCGTCGAAGGAGACCTCGTTGAAGTCGCTGGTGCCGGTCAGCTGCCGGATGGGCCGGACCTCGATCCGCCCCGGCTGGTCCATGGGGACGAGCAGGAAGCTCAGCCCGTGGTGCCGCACCGAGCCCGGTTCGGTCCTGGCCAGCACGAAACACCAGTCCGCCTCGTGCGCGAGCGAGGTCCAGATCTTCTGCCCGGTGACGCGGTACGAGCGCCCCGCACGCACCGCCGCCGTCCGGATCCCGGCGAGGTCCGACCCGGCGCCGGGTTCGCTGTACCCCTGGCACCAGAGTTCGTCCCCGGCGGCGATCGGGGGCAGGAAACGGGCCTTCTGCTCCTCGGTGCCGTGGGCGATGAGCGTGGGGGCGAGGAGGTTCTCCCCGATGTGCCCGGAGCGCGGGGGCGCCCCCGACCGCGCGTACTCCTCCGCCCAGACGACCTGCTGGGTGAGGGTGGCGGTGCGGTTCCCGAACCCGGACGCCTGCCACCCGAGCCCGATCCACCCGTCCGCCCCGAGGGCGCGTTCCCAAGTACGCCGATCGACAACGCCGTCGACATGCGAGGAGAGCCAGTCCCGGGCTTCCCCGCGAAACGCCTCATCGTCCGGACCGAACCCGAAATCCATCACGGTTCTCCTCCCGACCCAGGGGCGCGGGGAACTGCGCGACAAGCCACACCCGAACCCCGCACCCGCCACACAACCCGCGCCCCCGAGCTACTGGGCGTTGGGCCGCTCCCCTCCCCGCGCCGCCCTCTCCATCTCCCCCACCCGCTTTAGCATCGGCATCGGATCCACCCCCACCGACCCGGGCAGAAACTCCGCGATCCCCTCCACGGTCCAGCCGCCGGAGGCATACGCGGCGCGCACCTCCCGCGGCTGCGCCCACACCGCGATCTTCGGCCCGGCGACCGTGTACACCTGCCCCGTCACCCCGGCACGGGCGGCCGCGTCGGACAGCAGGTACACCACCAGCGGGGCGACGTCCTCCGGCTCCCCGATCTCCGCCAGTTCCATCGGCACCCCCGCCGACATCCGGGTCCGGGCGACCGGCGCCACCGCGTTCGCGGTCACCCCGTACTTGTGCAGCCCCAGCGCGGCGCTGCGCACCAGGGAGATGATCCCGCCCTTCGCGGCGCTGTAGTTCGCCTGCGACACCGACCCCTGGTGGTTGCCGCTGGTGAACCCGATCAGCGTGCCCGCGCGCTGCTTCCGCAGCACCGCCGAGGCCGCCCGGAACACCGTGAATGTCCCCTTGAGGTGCGTGGCGAGGACCGCGTCCCACTCCTCCTCGGTCATGTTGAACAGCATCCGTTCGCGCAGGATCCCGGCCACGCAGACGACACCGTCCAGCCGCCCGTACGAGGACAGCGCCACGTCGACCACCCGCTGCCCGCCCGCCATGGTGGAGATGTCGTCGGCGACCGCCACGGCCGCCCCGCCCGCCGCCTCGATCTCCTTCACCACGGCCTCGGCGACCTCGCTGGTCGGCGATGCGCCGTCGACCGCGACCCCGTAGTCGTTGACCACGACCCGCGCGCCCTCGGCCGCCGCCGCGAGCGCGACGGCCCGGCCGATGCCCCGCCCGGCGCCGGTGACGGCGACGACCTTGCCCGCCAAGAAGTTCCCCACGCCCGTCCCCTTCCCGTCCCACGGTTTCTGACGGACCGTTAGATTCTCGGTTCCCGAATTCTACGACCCGTCAGATACGGGAAGACAAGCCCCGGGGAGGACTCATGTCACTGCCGGACGCGTTCCACGACATCGCGGAGCGCGTGAACAACTGGGGCCGCTGGGGAGCCGACGACGAACTCGGCACGCTGAACCTGATCACCGACGAGGTGGTGCGGGAGGCCGCCGCCTGCGTGCGCACCGGGCACCGGATCCCGCTCGCGCTGCCGCTGCGGCAGGACGGCGTGCAGACGGGGATGATCCCCGGCCGCGTCAACCCGCTGCACGTCATGGTGCAGATCAACCAGGAGCTGTTCGGCCCGGGCACGGTCGCGTGCAGCGACGACGCCGTGACCATGGGGCTCCAGGCGGCCACCCACTGGGACGCCCTGCCCCACGTCTCCCACTCGGGCCGGCTCTACAACGGCCGCCCGGCGGACAGCATCACCGCGCACGGCGGCGCCGGATTCAGCGGCATGGACAAGGTCCGGCACGTCGTCTCGCGCGGGGTGCTGCTCGACGTCGCCCGGGCCCGGGGCACGGACCGGCTCGACGGGGGTCACGCCGTCACGCCGGAGGACCTGGACGCCGCCGAGGAACTGGCCCGGACACGGGTACGGGCCGGTGACCTCGTGCTCGTACGGACGGGGCAGGTCCAGGTCTGCCTGGCCGGGGACCGGCACGCCTACGCGTATCCGTCGCCGGGGCTGTCGATCCGGACGCCGGAGTGGTTCCACGCGCGCGATGTGGCGGCCGTCGCCAACGACACCCTCACCTTCGAGGTGTTCCCGCCCGAGGTGGAGGACCTGTGGCTGCCGGTGCACGCGCTCGACCTCGTGGAGATGGGGATGCCGCAGGGCCAGAACTGGAACCTCGAAGAGTTGTCCACAGCCTGTGGAGAAGCCGGCCGCTACGCCTTCCTCCTGGCGGCCACCCCCGAGCCCTTCACAGGGGCGACCGGGGCGCCTGTGGCCCCGGTCGCCGTCCTGTAGGCCATCCCCCTGAAGCTGGATGGCGGCGCCGCGCTGCTCGCCCCGAGCACGGCAGCGCGCGCCGCCACCCGACTCCGGCGCTCCCGCCCCGGCTCCCTTGGCCCTGAAAGGGAGCCGACGCCGAATCACGACTCACACTCGCCGAGGGCCACCGTCGT
This genomic stretch from Streptomyces sp. Go-475 harbors:
- a CDS encoding flavin reductase family protein, whose translation is MGQAGMAEAAVRYLRSVRTTAQEPVEPLPRPELRCVGDDERAPLDPREFRRVLGTFPTGVAVITAPPATTAGSPAGSPATSPAGFACQSFTSLSLDPPLVAFMVGRTSTTWPRIARAGAFCVNVLAAHQAELCRAFAVSGADKFAGVAYDAAPVSGSPRLSGAVAWIDCAIHAVHTGGDHLIVVGRVNALGTGDDDPDGPLLFHRGRFTRLTD
- a CDS encoding MFS transporter → MTQTTDAAAVEQPPKPRRRRRVHRAWFVAAVTFVTIIGAAAFRSVPGLLIDPLHDEFDWSRGTIGAAVSVNLALYGLTAPFAAALMDRFGIRRVVAVALTVIALGSLLTVWMTAAWQLILCWGLLVGLGSGSMALAFAATVTNRWFTERRGLVSGILTAASASGQLIFLPLLSWIIDRYEWRLAAVTVALAALAVVPFVWLLLHDHPADVGQTPYGAAEFVPKPAPVPGAARRALKVLFSAARTGPFWLLAGTFAICGASTNGLIQTHFIPAAHDHHMPVTAAASLLAVIGVFDVVGTIASGWFTDRFEPRRLLAVYYALRGVSLMFLPILLAPSVHPPMIFFIVFYGLDWVATVPPTLALCREQYGEDSAIVFGWVLASHQVGAALVAFLGGVARDVFGSYDVVWYASGALCAAAALMALVIRRRTGSVAAAV
- a CDS encoding cyclase family protein, whose protein sequence is MSLPDAFHDIAERVNNWGRWGADDELGTLNLITDEVVREAAACVRTGHRIPLALPLRQDGVQTGMIPGRVNPLHVMVQINQELFGPGTVACSDDAVTMGLQAATHWDALPHVSHSGRLYNGRPADSITAHGGAGFSGMDKVRHVVSRGVLLDVARARGTDRLDGGHAVTPEDLDAAEELARTRVRAGDLVLVRTGQVQVCLAGDRHAYAYPSPGLSIRTPEWFHARDVAAVANDTLTFEVFPPEVEDLWLPVHALDLVEMGMPQGQNWNLEELSTACGEAGRYAFLLAATPEPFTGATGAPVAPVAVL
- a CDS encoding SDR family NAD(P)-dependent oxidoreductase, yielding MGNFLAGKVVAVTGAGRGIGRAVALAAAAEGARVVVNDYGVAVDGASPTSEVAEAVVKEIEAAGGAAVAVADDISTMAGGQRVVDVALSSYGRLDGVVCVAGILRERMLFNMTEEEWDAVLATHLKGTFTVFRAASAVLRKQRAGTLIGFTSGNHQGSVSQANYSAAKGGIISLVRSAALGLHKYGVTANAVAPVARTRMSAGVPMELAEIGEPEDVAPLVVYLLSDAAARAGVTGQVYTVAGPKIAVWAQPREVRAAYASGGWTVEGIAEFLPGSVGVDPMPMLKRVGEMERAARGGERPNAQ
- a CDS encoding acyl-CoA dehydrogenase family protein, producing the protein MDFGFGPDDEAFRGEARDWLSSHVDGVVDRRTWERALGADGWIGLGWQASGFGNRTATLTQQVVWAEEYARSGAPPRSGHIGENLLAPTLIAHGTEEQKARFLPPIAAGDELWCQGYSEPGAGSDLAGIRTAAVRAGRSYRVTGQKIWTSLAHEADWCFVLARTEPGSVRHHGLSFLLVPMDQPGRIEVRPIRQLTGTSDFNEVSFDGAHAEHVVGGEGDGWRVAMSLLGFERGVSTLAQQIGFAEELAGVVRAAVESGAAREPVVRERLVRQWAELRTMRWNALRTLGGSAGPGAPSVAKLLWAGWHQRLGELAVLVRGAAAGAGPADWSAAAPYELDAAQHLFLFSRADTLYGGSDQIQRTIIAERVLGLPREPKGAV
- a CDS encoding class I SAM-dependent methyltransferase: MSTIHWVEARPCTARWHSESGLPLPRRVVVADDRMRADVAFRLACEGTALLWRGDFHNARQLLRAMDRRVGRGAPGAARTPAETFRLQRRYRAHRARVLGKLIVLLEDHTLALRRAPDVRRACDEAYGVADGPVAVALTELLGVVSARQWREKGVHVPALEARIHPHYGVFAPTRSEYVDLVARAPMPGGGGVRTAFDLGTGTGVLAAVLARRGVERVVATDVSARARACAADNVRRLGLGRTVRVTGPGLYPEGRARLVVCNPPWIPGRPASDLDLGVYDAGGGMLRGFLDGLAGRLEPGGEGWLVLSDLAERLGLRSREALLTAVEAAGLRVVDRMDTRPRHPRVRDGVRGSDDPLRAVRAAEVTSLWRLAVV
- a CDS encoding alcohol dehydrogenase catalytic domain-containing protein → MRGVVFDGKQVRVVTDLEVREPGPGEVRVAIAAAGLCHSDLSVVDGTIPFPVPVVLGHEGAGVVEAVGVGVTHVVPGDHVALSTLAHCGTCADCDRGRPTMCRHSIGRPGRPFRRGGLPVHQFASHSAFAERTVVKAVQAVRIPEDIPLTSAALIGCGVLTGVGAVLNRARVERGDSVLVIGAGGIGLNVLQGARLAGASRIVAVDANPAKEEAARRFGATDFRTSTKGVRDVLPTGADHAFECVGRVELIRQAIDALDRHGQAVLLGVPPAAAEASFRVSSLYLDKSVLGCRYGSSRPQRDIALYADLYRQGRLLLDELVTRTYPVEDFARAAADAEAGRVARGVLTF
- a CDS encoding alpha/beta hydrolase, encoding MPLGGRSALRRIAARGTAMAVGTVMVMGTGTAVGAASAVGTTTAVGTTTAAVTGLAAAPAAPAAHAAPSATGALRWAPCAGSAEPGAECATLSVPVDWARPAGPRLGLAVARRKATDPGARVGAMVFGPGGPGDSGVERVTRWISRFSPEVRRSFDVVSFDPRGVGGSNPVTCSRDLLAERPSPQLNSQADFDATMAYNRRLRADCRARTGPVFDHLDTGQTVRDLDALRAALGERQLTFHGSSYGTLLGAQYAETYPRRVRAMVLESVMDHSVPTSRDFLRSAAATAGDSFREFVKWCDRAADCALHGRDVRTVWQGLLARAGRGGLADPAKPGTPLSSSDLVNKIAFRKLYGADHAGLATAIAGMDASEPLPASPTSPAPLPPATPVFCSDWHLPVRDHQEYASLVAMMNRAAPDLPHLLPIHMVAACLGAPTANPQHRLDAPGAPPILLSNALHDPATGYPWAVSVARQLGRSGVLLTYEGHGHGSVTSGPCMEHAVDSYLTDLRVPPRGTRCPAVPS
- a CDS encoding helix-turn-helix domain-containing protein, whose protein sequence is MTSATHPAPDTAPGARPHRVVVLALDGLLPFELGIPHRIFGRPEDDRGRPLYEVVTCSVRPPGPVVTDADFAVHVPHGPEALATADTVIVPASYQLGPVYDEGVLTGELAAALTHLRPGTRLASICTGVYVLAAAGLLDGRPVTTHWAEAERLQRLFPQVEVDPDVLFIDDGDILTSAGVAAGIDLCLHMVRRDHGAAVANDVARRTVVPPHRDGGQAQYIARPVPDPQQASTTTARAWALGRLHEPIQLRDMAAQESMSVRTFTRRFREETGVSPGQWLTQQRVERARHLLESTDRSMDQVARDAGFGTAQSMRQHLQAALGVTPTAYRRTFRAENPPAATLRT
- a CDS encoding enoyl-CoA hydratase-related protein, which gives rise to MTRPEVSSEVPSEVLHTTGGRVLTVTLNRPEALNALTPDQRERLIQLLSGASADPAVRAVVLTGTGRGFCAGADLRGTSAGTGAGTGERIAGDVARTLRTGAQRLIAAVLDCEKPVIAAVNGTAAGLGAHLAFACDLVLAAESARFIEVFARRGLVPDAGGAYLLPRLVGPQRAKELMFFGDALTAADAERMGLVNRVVPDEDLDDTARAWAARLATGPTRALALTKQLVNASLDTDRGTAFAAEAAAQEINMTTADAREGVRSFVERRSPVFGGH